The Rosa rugosa chromosome 1, drRosRugo1.1, whole genome shotgun sequence genomic sequence AAAAACTTGTTCTATTACCTTTCGTTTTCTTACTTGGTGTCTTTCTTGATATATCCATCCCATGTTTTTGGCTTTCTCTGCCATGCATACTTAGGAGAGCATGTAGTTTTTTGTTGAGCTGATAGAAGCACTCAATAACTCATTGAGATCTTTACGTTAATTTAAGCAAAGCTAGGAGCAAAGACTTATTGGTATTTTGCAGTATATTTGCTGGACTTTTACCTCTACCAATGAGCATCAGTCATGTTGTTCTTTCAGTACTCTATAGCAGCCAGACTCAGTACTGATCATGGCCTTCTTCTAGGAGCCAAAGTTTTACCAAGCTTGTCTTAACGTTTTAAAGCTGCAAAGTTCCCCTGCTAGAAACTTTTCCTTTTTGTCTCTAATTTTCTTGTAGCACAAGAAACATGCCAAACAGTACCATTGGTGATCAAGCTTCTGAAGGTGTCAGCCACTCGACTTTTACTACTGACCTTATTCAAACCGTTAGTAGTTGTGTCCAATATGAGCAGAGCAAGCAGAGCCGCTGGTATAAATACATTGCTGTTGGGGTTTTCATCTGGCGCACCAGAAACAAGTCACGCCTCCGCAAAGCAAAGGCCCCTCGTTATCAACGGTTTCTGAAAAAGGTTGCTCACCTTGATGTGGGACAGACGGTCTCACACCTCGGATCCTACTTCAAGGTAGAAATTAACAGCTACCTTAATCATTTCTATAGATTATGTTTCTACTTTAACTTATTAAGTCATTTCATCCACTATATCACAGGATCGTGCTGCTTATATCCCTTTATTAGCACCAACAACTCCAACAACGCCGCCGGACGCAGCTGCCTCAAATCATGTGATTGACATCCCTCTTCAAGAATGGCTTCTGAAAGAGGTTGCTCGCATTGTGAGAGAGAAGGACTTGAATGCACTGCGAGCACGCGGTGGTGTTGATGGTGTTTCAGCACTTCTCAGGTCTCACTCTGAGGTAGCAACCGATTTAAGCAGCAAACAACTCCGGTTCTTTAACCTATACTTGATAGAGAATGATCATATACTTTTACTAAGTCATTAATTTGATTCACCAAATCACAGGATCATGCTGATGATGGTGGTCAAGTTCCACAACTATCATTGAAGACTACCAAGCCTGTTTTCTTTCACTTCCTGTTGAAGGCTTGCAATCAGTACACAATCTTTTTCCTCCTAGGCTCAGCTGGGTTGCAATTTGCTATTGAATTTATGAAGCAAGGAGTCAAACAAGGGTGGCATGATGGTGTTGCCATACTTGTTACTGTGTTCCTACTCGTTGCTTTTCCTTCAGTTGGGAACTATCGCAACGAGAGGAAGATGGTGAAGCAGTTGATGGAGAGGAACAAATTTCTGGTGGATGTTGAAAGAAATGGAGAATCTAGAGCGGTTATGATATCTCATGTTTCGGTGGGTGATATAGTTCATTTGAAGAAGGGAGACCATGTTCCTGCTGATGGCTTGTTCATAGATCATGGTGTGGAACTGGTCTTGGATGAGGTATTGAGCCCCACAATTGATTTTGAAAACAACCCATTTGTGTTGTCTGGTTCAAAAGTTATTGAGGGCCAGGGTCGAATGATGGTGACATCTGTCGGTGTCAATACTGCTTTTGCAGAGATGCTGAGCTTGGTGACTGAGGATCATAATCCAAATAGGAAGACTCTGTTACAAGCTTTGATGGACAAACCATATACTTATATGGAGTATCTTGCGTGTTGTGTTTCAATTCTGATTGCTGTTGTGGTGCTAATACGGTTACTAGTATTCAGGAAGCATGACAACTACAATGACAGGCCAGACCTGAAAGGGGAAGTTTCAGTGAGCTTGCTGATGAAGATTTTCGAGAAAATATACTTGAAAACTCAAGGAAGGGTCTCCACTTTAGCAAGTGTTCTTGCTACTGTGGTAATTGGGATACAACATGGAATGCCCTTTGTGATTTCCCTTGCACTTTGTCAATGGAAGGAGAAGGTGGTCCAAAATGGGGCAGATCCTCGGAATCTTTCAGCTTGTGTCACCATGGGACTCATAACAGTCATCTGCATTGAAACAACTAGTGAGAAAATGTGCAACGAGATGGAGGTTATGGACTTTTGGATAGGTGATAAGGATTTAAGCAATGAAGTGGAGTCTGATCAAACTGAACAATTTGCTCTCAAAGGACTACGTCAAGAGATTTCTGCTACCCCAGCAAATGATTCGTTCATTTCTTCGATCAAGACCAGATGGGGCGTTACTGACATGGAGGTATTGGAACAGACATTTATAACTCTGGAAGAGAGAAAATTGAGTTCTGATGAGAAATGTAGTGGCATCCTAATGAGGAAAACAGAGAGCAGTGCACAAGATATGCAGCTGCATATGAGTGGAGATGCATCAACAATCTTAGACATGTGTTCACATTATAATGATAAGACTGGGGAAAGTCGTATTCTGGAAATTCAGAAGAGAAAGTTTAAGCTGGTCATTAAGAACATGGAGGAGAAGGGTCTTAGACCGATTGCATATGCttacaagaaaacaaatgttcaaGAATTTACAGAAAatgggttgaaattgttggcACTGGTGGGAGTCAGATGCCCATATCAAGAAGAGCTTAAAATTGCAGTGGAAGCTTTTAGAAAGGCCGGAATAAAAATCAAGCTGGTATCCGAGGATGAGCTCTCAATAGTGACTGAGCGAGCTTCTGATCTTGGAATCTTTAACCCTGGTAGTGGTGATATGGAGATTATCGCAGGCGAAGCTTTCAGAAGACTCAACTCCATGGAAAGACTAAATAAGGTGGATTTGATATCTGTGATGGGAAGTTCTCTCCCAAGAGACAAGCTTCTCATGGTGGAGCGCTTAAAGAAAAACGGTCACATAGTAGCGTTCTATGGAGGGTTAACCATAAATGATACTAGGACTTTGAAAGAAGCTGATGTTGGAATCACAGAGGATATATGGAGCACTGAGATGGCCAGAGACAATGCTGATATTATAGTTAAGGATGGCTGCTTATGGTTCCTGAACTTGAAGTCTGGGAAATGTGCTTACCACAACATTCAGAACTTCTGTCAAATTCAGCTCACGGCTTGCATATCCGGGTTGCTAGTAACGTTAGTAGCAACGATGCATTCAGGGGACTCTCCATTGACCGCAATTCACTTGATTTGGGTGAACTTGATAATGTGCCTTCTAGGCAGCCTAATGATGGTAATGGAGTTAGAACGCCAGGAGCCACTTGCTCAAGAACCAGCGCCAAGGACTCAAGAACCGGCGCCAAGGGCTCAGCCACTTATAACCAAAGCCATCTGGAGAAACATAGCCATTCAAGTTTCATACCAGGCTTCCATCTTGCTGGTCTTGCATTTCATGGGAAATGCAATAGTGAGCATGAACCAAGGCGTCCCGGGTACCATGGTTTTCAATATTTACACCTTGTGTCAGGTCCTTAATCTGTTCAGGGCCATGCACCTACTGAACAAGGAAGTGCTAAATGTTGTTCTTCACAGCtattggtttttgatggcctTGGGGGCTGTTATGGTCATGCAGGTGGTGATTGTTGAGTTTGGGAAAGGACTAGCCAGTGGTGTGAGGTTGGATGCAATACAGTGGGCATCCTGCTTCCTTCTTGCTGCTCTTTCATGGCCGTTTGATTTGCTCTTTCGAAGAGAAAATTTGGCATTGGGGAGAGCACCTATGGGGATGTCAAGATTTTACATTTGTGCTTCGTTGTTCCTCATTTTCTCTGTATCATATTGTTTCGAATCAGATTATGCACACACAACATAGCAGTTAAGTTAGTTTCCAAATGGTAAACAAACCATATATATCTTTAGGTCTCAATGTATTCCAAGGCCTCTGTGTATAATTGTATATGTAATTGGGAACACTGTCATTTGTAAATGTGAAtaaaccttctttttttttttttttttttttttttttcctgccaATTTCAATGCTTGATTGTATGTTCAATTTGATTCAAGTCAATTCTACTCCAAAAGTAGGGAGGCAAAGTAACTTTTTTTCAGCATTAAGGAAACAAAGACTATGATCAGAAGTTGGAATCGCTTAACTTCGAGTCTTCGACCTACAAATCAAACAACAGTAGATAGAAAACAAGAACATGCCCCAAACCTTGGTTTCCTACCGTTACACAGTTGGAGTTTGCGCACACATGCATGTATGGATTATGCATTCTATCCTAGCTTAAACTCGTAAAGTACAACAAGCTGTCCACTGCTGAGGACTTGCTTAAATCAATCTACAGAAGCTAGCTGCTTGATCATATGCTCATGTAGCCTTGATCTATCTATCATGTGTACCAATGCGGGCTATCCTTCGTGAGAGCAGGAATTAGCCAACTAGGGGCCGGATCGGGACCATACCAAGACGAAGAATCAGTAGCATCATCCATGGCATGAGATGCCACGCAATGAGCAGCTGCATTACATTGGCTGTCACAATGCACATAAGTAATAGCCTTAAACCCTGGAGCCAAGCGGATGTAAATATCCCCAAGGATTGGTCGAAGGTTTTCGCCAATACGGTTATTCGGTTCCATGCTAGAGTTGTTCAAGTATGTTTTCGGTACAACTAGGTCCTCGTCATGCAGCTGAAGCAAGCAATCCATGAGATCCTGGTTATCAGACTCCACAATTATGCGGCCGACGTTGTCGCCAGAAACATCACCAATAATAGTGGTACAAAACTCGATAGCCTTAGCGATGCTGAGAGCTTCAGCAAAAAACCTGTCCATGCATCTTATCCCACCAAGACTTCCAGCGGCCACGAAAGCTCCTTCATCGTTCCTGCAAACCCAAGCCATGCCTGCCACTCTTGATTCATGTTCCCACACAGCACTACAGTTCACTTTCAGCCACCCACGGTAAGGACATTTCCATTTCACCTTAGGAACTGGATACTGCAATATATGCCAATTATTTTTGCAAAAATTAACAACTTAATTGCATTCACTAACATTTAACTGATTAACGCTTCAGACACACAATTATTTAGCCTTTAATTTTCCTTGTATCTAAAAATGAAATAAACCTTTCACTGTCATTTCAGAACAGGGTTATGATGTAACTAATTAAGCAAATTAAGTGCTGGTTCATTCATCTTGAACTTTTGCTGAAAGAACAGTTACATCACACATCTCCTAGACTTGTTTTCTTCATCCTTCTTAATTTCAACTCTGGCCAAATAAGAAGAATGGGACTCGAATTTAGGACTATACGAGGCTTTTTCTAGTTTCGCTAACTTTAATTTGCAAttatttacatcaaaaactaGCCAAAACTTAAGAGTTGTCTGTAATTCACGGTTAGAAAACATATATTTTAGATAAAAGTGTATATTTGTTAAATTAAATGCAACGTCAAGAtggaaaattaaaagaaggaaagaaaaggaaagaaaatgaaTGCTTCATCTATatgaaaatataataaataatgTTGGATATGAAGTTTCAAACCTCGTCTATTATCTGATCAATGTGGTTATGGGGAACTGCCAACTCCTCCAAGTGCGCCAGAGAATCACTCTGAGACATGTAATCGCGGACTTCTGTATTTACTAACGTCCCCCTACTCAGCTGCAGGAATTCTACTTTTGTTCGACATTTGGCATCTCGAGTTGAAGTAGGAACAGGGCTAAAATAAGAGCTCCCTGTTTGAGAACAATCATAAATtaacagagagagggagagagtaattgtgtgtttattcttctcacaatggagggtttatataggaataCAAAGCTAGTGTGAAAGCTCTAAGATTTTATCATTTTGGTGATAATCTTCTCTTGGTTGATTgagggctgcagctccacatacttGTCTTCAATGATGATAAGTGCCATGCTGTTGCTTCTTGTCATAAAGTATGTCACACAAGTCCTCATTAACTCAAGTACCTATATTTATACACTCAAATAcctattacatgatatagacatttatactatgactcatatatactacaacactcccccttggatatttcatgtcaatagtatttgtctaggccgtgcgcttctgagttgcctcgttaaaaaccttgccaagtaataaaaccctgtgggaaaaaacaaccttagtcgaaggagaaaaacagcacaacgcgcgtttgagtgtggagtatgtttctggatactccccctgatttaaaCTCCCCCTGAAGAttgtgggagttcggataaccttctcaatccgatgcccttcacatgtttctcgaaaggggATTTTGGtagcgacttagtaaataagtccgctacattatcctctgatcggatttgatttacttcaatatttagaagtgtttgttgttgctgattatagaagaattttggcgatatatgcttggtattgtcgcccttgatgaaacctaatttcatttgctcaatacaagctgcattatcctcgtaaatgcatgtaggttcatttgtggtagacttcaaaccacaagttcctcgaatgtgtctatttacagatcttagccatatgcactcacgcacagcttcatgtagagcaataatctctgcatgatttgaggaagtagcaacaagggtctgttttgtggatctccaagatatcgcggtgcttcccatggtaaagacataacctatttgggagcgacctttgtgagggtcagagagataccctgcatcagcaaagcccatcaaaacatcattattattttgatggaggggaggaggagaacgtcggCCACCATGAATGGTGTCGCCGGCGTCTATATTACGGAAGGTGGCtttttgccttgtggggtctgatcccatgcttccgtcttttcttctctctgtagggataaaacaagcccatattaATCGTACCtttcaagtatcgaaagattgtctttataccaatccaatggcggcgtgttggcgcagaactatgtctagctaacaagttcactgcgaatgagatatccggtcttgtgcattgagctaagtacaataatgcacctattgcacttagatatggcacttcagcctctaataagccttcgtcctcatcctttggacgaaacggatattttctgggctcaagactacggttgatcatgggagtactcacagactttgctttatcttcattaaagcgccttagtaattttgagtatatgctgactgatggatcataatcccatcactacggtgctcgagttctattccgagacaaaaccgtgttttcccaagatctttcatctcaaattcggatttcaagtatttagcagtttcctttaactcatctagagttccaattaggttcatgtcatcgacataaactgctataaTTGCAAATCCTgaacttgtccttttaatgaacatgcatgggcatatttcattggtaatatatcccttcccaatcaagtagtcacttagacggttataccacatccgtccggattgttttaatccatatagtgagcgtctcaatcttattgaaaacgcgctccgtggtttagagccttttgatttgggtaattgaagtccatctggaaccttcatatatatctctgaatctagatccccatagagatatgctgtaaccacatccataagctgcatgtcaagtttttcggaaactaccaaactgacaaggtagcggaacgttataacgtcaattacgggagaatatgtctcctcgtaatcgattccagggcgttgtgagaaactttgtgccacaaggcgggctttgtatctaacaaagacccatttatggccaacaggttttatatTTGGcggtgtcagcgttatagacccaaatacctgtctctttgttagtgaatccaattcagtctggatcgcatctttccatttagaccaatctgctcttcgttgacattcttcaacggagcgaggttcgatatcatcgtattctataattccttttgcaatatgatatgcaaatgcatcatcaatagtcatagaatttctatccatcaccatatgtatactagtgtaatttatggagatctctctattttctggaattggttctgtcATTGGAGCGTcctccaatgatgtctcttggacataaccataatccggaatattctcatgagatggattatttgtatcgatgattaatggattattttgtgccaaactcgctttctttcttgggctagaatccatcgaacctatgggccttcCGCGCTTCCtagcaggagccgtgggcctagccactacgtcatgatacgctcaaagcaagcgcataatttaaccctgaaaacatcgttagtagtataagcaaatagggatcgttctattccggggattgagggtacacctgtcattgtcaaaaaataaataaagaattaaaataataaagtaaaaagtattatgtacaaaaataaaataaagaataaaaatatatacaagttaatataaaaaggggggttttgagattatagaattggaattaaaattaaatgaaataaagaaagtgtaaaaacacatatacaagggtggaacacaagaaacaaagatcaaaactacaatcatatgaatgaaatccaattacaattcctatagttgattatctatgtcatgagaaataagttgaccatgtgaaacattcgaagcaaatgatttcccatattttactttccttgaatatttaatctaagtgaaagcacctaaattaaacctattgaacatgcaatcatagtctagaaaactagctaatcaagaacacattcaatgcgtgaagaacaaagaaaggatgtcaaccaaagtgcacaacctagtatgaaaaagtccatctatttgcaatcctccttaattgatttcgacttttgtccaaagcctttactacttaaatctagcaccaattacatgcatatatcctaagttggccatcaaagaacacatacatataaaagttttccataatccaaaatcaattaagcaatctcacataagcaacataaaaatcaacataaagaaatcacaatttttattcaaacatagaaattgggcttaaactttgcccttaatgttattgttaactagaaacaaattcctacgaaattaaataaggaaaaagaatgaattacaccgtgagttggagatggagatggagtgcttgaaacgttgaaatcttgaatcttggaagcaagccttcaaggtggacgatggaggatatgatattcccggctccttcttcttcttcttcttcttacttgaaaacgcagaattttgcaactagagaatggagagaaaaatggaatggaaatggagagacaaagaagatgaaatggatgaaggaatatttttagagtgagaggagaaggtgtttatatagggaagaaaaagaagagtgaaatgataaatggaagaaaaataatgaaagtggtttgtaaaatatggaaaagatggagtaatgatgaaatgaaagcaaggcatgaatgtgcagaagtatggaagtgatgatgatctattggagcagaaaaatatatccaaggaaaaagagaaaagcatctagctttcttcatgtgggtaggaaacatgaacatgtgatgttgagctgttttttttagatcagtttctgcccctttattccttcaattatttctccaacaagcattcccaatttcactatgacctcttcataaaaaatgttccattatgagtgtagatcaccctggtaaaatttcagatttttattccatgtggttgggccgaaaatgctgctggacctcttacaggtccagttttccagttttgcttctgtagaaaattgggctgattgtttgaaggccttccactcaacaaaagttcttgcactcttcataagaaatgatccttgggctgtctagaatggatctggaaagtttcagctcatttgaagttcatttggtccggcggccgctccttcttccttgcttggcttggtttctcttagccggagtaggaaaatgtgtaaaattgacattttagtacatttccatttttctccaccatttataggtaagtgtggacctaatgctcatttcaccatcatttactccaatgtacctaagaaaatagaaattgagttaaaaatcgattcgttaaggaattaactaagcaaaatgtgaggaattaactattaaaataccacattaaaatgctcctatcaaattcccccacacttagcttttgctagtcccttagcaaaatcaaaaactaacaaaccaaaaagactatgacacaaaacaaagaaaccaacgaaaaaaatgactaagtatggaaacaaaaacacaaagactcaaagaaaccaaaaacgtaaaacacaaagcaaaacacaaagaaaaaaaaaaacgtcacacataaaagagtaaattcaaagacaaagaccaagatgttgacatcacaaagacctctattgccctttaacatattgtctcagaaatctcttactttcacaacaccaagattagcactcaaccaagaatcaatgttaagcattcgagagttaattaaaacatatgatccacacatacacaagtaggacttggttgtaataatggtgattggggtttagcttagcatgcttcagacaagtatgattcatatcctcacaaggtatatccactttttcttctctcagatcaaggcaatgcttaaaagcttataatcactcatttatatgtgagagaacatattttaaggcagtcaaatagctcacatatataagaaacgaaaagcactttgtgaatataatttttttttttcaaaagatctcatgaaggatatcaactacttgcacgaatggacccaagccataggttcaactcttgtaactcatctccacatcaaaggctgtcccatcttaaggatcaagaaggtcctctcaaaggttgtaatggggctaaggctcaaggtttaaagaaatgaaaggtaaggattatcaaagtgtcctaaaaacctagtagagctcatatgaatgtagagatctcgaaatatttcaccaaggcattgcaaaaacgtcacttctccatagaggtaatataagagggccaaatgtcttcatgttgggcccaatcttcaatataaacttcccttgaactctagtgaaatggacaaaggccaaatttttctgtagtgggccttcaattcaaagcaaactccaaaatcactaagtatgggggatgaaagtccataaacatatattttttttctttctttttcttttttagccgtacacaatttttctcttttcttttcatttttcacggcttcaacatatctatttctttatggacaagtctatccccacacttgaactttcacctcttctcaatcttcatccttagcaccaaacccatgtagtatgtctcaaaagatagctccactaagtccttagaacaaagggtagggttgtaactatactaagcttcatggttaaggattttaagggtgatgaacgaaaaggcttaatgtaggctcaaaggggcttatctaggggggtcccacgacgggcacaaatggggacacaagtttatttggccatggtggtaattcctagagaacctctatcccttccagaatcagggccatgtattgatatcacgtctcaacaagcacaagagcgaattctagcattctctagtccattaaacttaatctatggcaagcagtcaatcaagatgaaagaataatgagatcatcaaaacatcgccaagaaattaagaatatatttttcatttcactccaagaaaaagggacatggttcaattatctcacatggctttatgaatcacaactcatcttaacatgctcatattctgtaccaaggtcatgcaatccatatccactacaaggcacacatttttcatatatctcaattaaccaaagaataccatgtttaaaatcatctcaatgttgtgatcctcttttagtcatgatttcagagatatagaatcatcccagacagttgaaaggcatcctaagactcaaaacaaaaacaaaagcaacgaaattttttatatttctgacatttttcgatttttttgttttgttttctttttatgacaaaaactaactacaagcattaatccttccccccacacttaaatcatacattgtcctcaatgttaaacaagttagagcatgcaatgaacaattatcatgtgaatggaatgattaactcaagaaaacctaaaaacaaaaactaaaaacgcaaataacaaagatacaatcagaaaatagtaatagaggagatagagtttaagagagcaaatctgcgttgatggctcctccacagctacggttgaaatgggttgcctcccatgcagcgcttaatgtttaaagtctttcagcctagacttgtacctccatttactcctttggaggagcggtatgcgggcgagtggcagccttcttgctggtttcagccttcggaggagggttctgatggagtgacataaataaaaaaaaaaaacgggggaggcaaggttcgaaaccttaacctgctacacgaaacctttgtccccaaccactggagcacaagctgtgcttaatataatgtgtacaaattttatacttattatgtcataaacgaacataataaaaataaacgagaggcaaggttcgaacctcagacctcttgtacacgaactttacactcaaccactcgagcacggctgctcacgttattatccataccaatccttttatttaaaccaactgtttcaactgtttcaacaattcggcacaaaacatccaagactgtttcagaaactcggcccaac encodes the following:
- the LOC133743703 gene encoding putative calcium-transporting ATPase 13, plasma membrane-type, whose translation is MPNSTIGDQASEGVSHSTFTTDLIQTVSSCVQYEQSKQSRWYKYIAVGVFIWRTRNKSRLRKAKAPRYQRFLKKVAHLDVGQTVSHLGSYFKDRAAYIPLLAPTTPTTPPDAAASNHVIDIPLQEWLLKEVARIVREKDLNALRARGGVDGVSALLRSHSEDHADDGGQVPQLSLKTTKPVFFHFLLKACNQYTIFFLLGSAGLQFAIEFMKQGVKQGWHDGVAILVTVFLLVAFPSVGNYRNERKMVKQLMERNKFLVDVERNGESRAVMISHVSVGDIVHLKKGDHVPADGLFIDHGVELVLDEVLSPTIDFENNPFVLSGSKVIEGQGRMMVTSVGVNTAFAEMLSLVTEDHNPNRKTLLQALMDKPYTYMEYLACCVSILIAVVVLIRLLVFRKHDNYNDRPDLKGEVSVSLLMKIFEKIYLKTQGRVSTLASVLATVVIGIQHGMPFVISLALCQWKEKVVQNGADPRNLSACVTMGLITVICIETTSEKMCNEMEVMDFWIGDKDLSNEVESDQTEQFALKGLRQEISATPANDSFISSIKTRWGVTDMEVLEQTFITLEERKLSSDEKCSGILMRKTESSAQDMQLHMSGDASTILDMCSHYNDKTGESRILEIQKRKFKLVIKNMEEKGLRPIAYAYKKTNVQEFTENGLKLLALVGVRCPYQEELKIAVEAFRKAGIKIKLVSEDELSIVTERASDLGIFNPGSGDMEIIAGEAFRRLNSMERLNKVDLISVMGSSLPRDKLLMVERLKKNGHIVAFYGGLTINDTRTLKEADVGITEDIWSTEMARDNADIIVKDGCLWFLNLKSGKCAYHNIQNFCQIQLTACISGLLVTLVATMHSGDSPLTAIHLIWVNLIMCLLGSLMMVMELERQEPLAQEPAPRTQEPAPRAQPLITKAIWRNIAIQVSYQASILLVLHFMGNAIVSMNQGVPGTMVFNIYTLCQVLNLFRAMHLLNKEVLNVVLHSYWFLMALGAVMVMQVVIVEFGKGLASGVRLDAIQWASCFLLAALSWPFDLLFRRENLALGRAPMGMSRFYICASLFLIFSVSYCFESDYAHTT
- the LOC133725894 gene encoding uncharacterized protein LOC133725894, which produces MKTAIRKDIKEWNIAGRYIDHDVDVRFVNNICGGNIVLVLSEFFRLNALKKVPMLQTVPEFGLILISQYLYLETYDENAVVARAGKPIDSMFFIIDGVIDWTDETNMDTDAETTGSSSLSNSSKLKNGDYFGQELLSWAAFNYGSSYFSPVPTSTRDAKCRTKVEFLQLSRGTLVNTEVRDYMSQSDSLAHLEELAVPHNHIDQIIDEYPVPKVKWKCPYRGWLKVNCSAVWEHESRVAGMAWVCRNDEGAFVAAGSLGGIRCMDRFFAEALSIAKAIEFCTTIIGDVSGDNVGRIIVESDNQDLMDCLLQLHDEDLVVPKTYLNNSSMEPNNRIGENLRPILGDIYIRLAPGFKAITYVHCDSQCNAAAHCVASHAMDDATDSSSWYGPDPAPSWLIPALTKDSPHWYT